One Falco naumanni isolate bFalNau1 chromosome 13, bFalNau1.pat, whole genome shotgun sequence DNA segment encodes these proteins:
- the KIF1A gene encoding kinesin-like protein KIF1A isoform X23, which produces MAGASVKVAVRVRPFNSREMSRESKCIIQMSGSTTTILNPKQPKETPKSFSFDYSYWSHTTPADINYASQKQVYRDIGEEMLQHAFEGYNVCIFAYGQTGAGKSYTMMGKQEKDQQGIIPQLCEDLFSRINDTTNDNMSYSVEVSYMEIYCERVRDLLNPKNKGNLRVREHPLMGPYVEDLSKLAVTSYNDIQDLMDSGNKARTVAATNMNETSSRSHAVFNIIFTQKRHDAETDITTEKVSKISLVDLAGSERADSTGAKGTRLKEGANINKSLTTLGKVISALAEMDSGPNKNKKKKKTDFIPYRDSVLTWLLRENLGGNSRTAMVAALSPADINYDETLSTLRYADRAKQIRCNAVINEDPNNKLIRELKDEVARLRDLLYAQGLGDIIDMTNAIAGISPSSSLSALSSRAASVASLHERIMFAPGSEEAIERLKETEKIIAELNETWEEKLRRTEAIRMEREALLAEMGVAMREDGGTLGVFSPKKTPHLVNLNEDPLMSECLLYYIKDGITRVGREDAEKRQDIVLSGHFIKEEHCLFRSDTKTGGEVIVTLEPCEGADTYVNGKKVTEPSILRSGNRIIMGKSHVFRFNHPEQARQERERTPCAETPAEPVDWAFAQRELLEKQGIDMKQEMEQRLQELEDQYRREREEANYLLEQQRLDYESKLEALQKQMDSRYYPEANEEEEEPEDEVQWTEREFELALWAFRKWKWYQFTSLRDLLWGNAIFLKEANAISVELKKKVQFQFVLLTDTLYSPLPPDLLPPDAAKDREKRPFPRTIVAVEVQDQKNGATHYWTLEKLRQRLDLMREMYDRAAEVPSSVIEDCDNVVTGGDPFYDRFPWFRLVGRAFVYLSNLLYPVPLVHRVAIVSEKGEVKGFLRVAVQAISADEEAPDYGSGVRQSGTAKISFDDQHFEKFQSESCPAVGMSRSGTSQEELRIVEGQGQVSDMGPSADEVNNNTCAVTPEDLLLDSPEKPVPDGPLETALDHLKLGSIFTFRVTVLQASSISAEYADIFCQFNFIHRHDEAFSTEPLKNTGRGPPLGFYHVQNIAVEVTKSFIEYIKSQPIVFEVFGHYQQHPFPPLCKDVLSPLRPSRRHFPRVMPLSKPVPATKLSTMTRPSAGPCQCKYDLMVFFEICELEANGDYIPAVVDHRGGMPCHGTFLLHQGIQRRITVTLVHETGSLIRWKEVRELVVGRIRNTPEADESLIDPNILSLNILSSGYIHPSQDDRQFLDSDMPRSFYQFETAWDSSMHNSLLLNRVTPYREKIYITLSAYIEMENCTQPAVITKDFCMVFYSRDAKLPASRSIRNLFGSGSLRASESNRVTGVYELSLCCVADAGSPGMQRRRRRVLDTSVAYVRGEENLAGWRPRSDSLILDHQWELEKLSLLQEVEKTRHYLLLREKLETTQRLGLETLSPCSSEDSESRSTSCVSTPLSVDGAPEGRTSPPETPSERQKELAVKCLRLLTHTFNREYSHSHVCISASESKLSEMSVTLMRDPSMPALGVTTLTPSSTCPSLVEGHYNAMEVRPPQVSSRAESPDLEPAVEGEQKKSPARRPEEEKEPQRLLVPDIQEIRVSPIVSKKGYLHFLEPHTNGWVKRFVVVRRPYVYIYNSDKDAVERAILNLSKAQVEYSEDQQAMLKTPNTFAVCTEHRGILLQASSDKDMHDWLYAFNPLLAGSIRSKLSRRRTAQMRI; this is translated from the exons ATGGCGGGAGCATCTGTGAAGGTGGCGGTGCGCGTCCGGCCCTTCAACTCCCGGGAGATGAGCCGGGAATCTAAATGCATTATCCAGATGTCGGGAAGCACCACCA CTATCCTGAACCCGAAGCAGCCCAAAGAGACACCAAAAAGCTTCAGCTTTGACTATTCCTACTGGTCCCACACCACG CCCGCAGACATCAACTATGCATCTCAGAAGCAAGTGTACCGTGACATTGGTGAGGAGATGTTGCAACACGCCTTTGAAGGCTACAACGTCTGCATCTTCGCCTACGGGCAGACAGGTGCTGGAAAGTCCTACACCATGATGGGGAAGCAGGAGAAAGACCAGCAAGGAATCATCCCACAG CTGTGCGAAGACCTCTTCTCCCGCATCAATGACACGACAAACGACAACATGTCCTACTCTGTGGAG GTGAGCTACATGGAGATATACTGTGAGCGCGTGAGGGACCTCCTGAACCCCAAGAACAAGGGGAACCTGCGGGTGAGGGAGCATCCCCTTATGGGCCCGTATGTTGAGGACCTTTCCAAGCTGGCTGTGACCTCTTACAATGACATCCAGGACCTCATGGACTCTGGGAACAAGGCCCG CACGGTGGCTGCCACCAACATGAATGAGACCAGCAGCCGCTCCCATGCTGTGTTCAACATTATCTTCACACAGAAGCGGCATGACGCTGAGACGGACATCACCACTGAGAAG GTCAGCAAGATCAGCTTGGTGGACCTGGCAGGGAGTGAGCGAGCCGACTCCACTGGTGCGAAGGGCACAAGACTAAAG GAAGGAGCAAACATCAACAAGTCCTTGACCACATTGGGGAAAGTCATCTCTGCCCTGGCTGAAATG gATTCGGGGCCGAACAAG aacaaaaagaagaagaagacaGATTTCATCCCCTACCGGGACTCAGTGCTGACCTGGCTGCTGCGGGAGAACCTGG GGGGAAACTCCAGGACAGCCATGGTCGCTGCTCTGAGTCCTGCTGACATCAACTATGATGAGaccctcagcaccctcag GTACGCGGACCGTGCCAAGCAGATCCGCTGCAACGCCGTCATTAATGAGGACCCCAACAACAAGCTGATCCGGGAGCTGAAAGACGAGGTGGCACGCCTGCGTGACCTTCTCTACGCCCAGGGCCTCGGGGACATCATTGACA TGACCAATGCCATCGCCGGGATCAGCCCCTCTTCCTCCTTGTCAGCCTTGTCCAGCCGTGCTGCCTCTGTCGCCAGCCTCCACGAGCGCATCATGTTTGCTCCAGGCAGTGAAGAGGCAATCGAAAGGCTCAAG GAAACTGAGAAGATCATTGCAGAGCTGAATGAGACATGGGAGGAGAAGCTGCGAAGAACGGAAGCAATCCGGATGGAGag GGAAGCGTTGCTGGCTGAAATGGGGGTGGCCATGAGAGAGGACGGAGGCACCTTGGGTGTTTTCTCTCCTAAAAAG ACGCCACACTTGGTCAACCTGAATGAGGACCCGCTCATGTCCGAGTGTCTTCTCTACTACATTAAGGATGGGATAACAAG GGTTGGCCGGGAAGATGCAGAGAAGAGACAGGACATCGTTCTCAGTGGGCACTTCATTAAGGAAGAGCACTGCCTTTTCCGCAGCGACACCAAAACCGGCGGTGAAG TGATAGTGACCCTGGAGCCCTGTGAAGGCGCTGACACCTATGTGAATGGCAAAAAGGTGACAGAGCCCAGCATCCTGCGTTCAG GAAATCGCATCATCATGGGGAAGAGCCACGTCTTCCGCTTTAACCACCCCGAGCAGGCTCGGCAGGAGCGGGAGCGGACCCCGTGCGCCGAGACACCCGCTGAGCCTGTGGACTGGGCTTTTGCTCAAagagagctgctggagaagcagggCATCGACATGAAGCAGGAGATGGAGCAGCG GCTCCAGGAACTGGAGGACCAGTACCGGAGGGAGCGGGAGGAGGCGAATTACCTTCTtgagcagcagaggctg GACTATGAGAGCAAGTTGGAGGCTTTGCAGAAGCAGATGGACTCTCGGTATTACCCTGAGGCaaatgaggaagaggaagaaccTGAAGATGAAG TGCAGTGGACGGAGCGGGAGTTTGAGCTGGCCCTCTGGGCCTTTAGGAAGTGGAAGTGGTACCAGTTCACCTCCCTCCGTGACCTGCTCTGGGGCAATGCCATCTTCCTCAAGGAAGCCAACGCCATCAGTGTggagctgaagaaaaag gtCCAGTTCCAGTTCGTGCTCCTCACCGACACACTGTACTCGCCTCTCCCCCCTGACCTCCTGCCTCCTGATGCCGCCAAGGACCGGGAAAAGCGGCCGTTCCCTCGGACCATCGTGGCCGTAGAGGTGCAGGACCAGAAGAACGGGGCGACACATTATTGGACGCTGGAGAAGCTGAG gcaaCGCCTGGACTTAATGCGTGAAATGTATGACCGTGCAGCAGAAGTGCCTTCTAGTGTCATCGAGGACTGCGACAATGTGGTGACCGGTGGAGATCCTTTCTATGACCGCTTCCCCTGGTTCAGGCTGGTTGGCAG GGCCTTTGTCTACCTGAGCAACCTCCTCTATCCTGTGCCCCTGGTGCATCGCGTGGCCATCGTCAGCGAGAAGGGCGAGGTGAAGGGCTTCCTGCGTGTGGCCGTCCAGGCCATCTCAG CGGATGAGGAAGCCCCTGACTACGGCTCCGGTGTGCGGCAGTCGGGGACGGCCAAGATCTCTTTTGATGACCAGCACTTTGAGAAG TTCCAGTCAGAGTCTTGCCCAGCGGTGGGGATGTCTCGCTCGGGGACCTCCCAGGAGGAACTGCGCATTGTCGAAGGCCAGGGACAGGTCAGCGACATGGGTCCCTCTGCTGACGAAGTCAACAACAACACCTGTGCAG tGACCCCAGAGGACCTTCTCCTGGACAGTCCAGAGAAGCCTGTGCCGGATGGGCCATTGGAGACAGCTCTGGACCACCTGAAACTGGGCAGCATCTTTACTTTCCGTGTGACAGTCCTGCAAGcctccagcatctctgcagaATATGCAGACATCTTCTGCCAGTTCAA CTTCATCCATCGCCATGACGAGGCCTTTTCAACAGAACCCTTGAAGAACACGGGACGGGGGCCACCACTGGGTTTCTATCACGTCCAAAAT ATCGCTGTGGAGGTGACCAAGTCCTTCATTGAATACATCAAGAGTCAGCCGATTGTATTTGAAGTCTTTGGGCACTACCAGCAGCACCCGTTCCCACCCCTCTGCAAGGACGTCCTGAG CCCACTGAGGCCGTCCCGGCGCCACTTCCCCCGTGTGATGCCGCTCTCCAAACCAG TGCCTGCGACAAAGCTGAGCACCATGACTCGGCCCAGCGCTGGTCCGTGCCAGTGCAAGTATGACCTGATGGTCTTCTTTGAGATCTGTGAGCTGGAGGCCAACGGCGA CTACATTCCTGCTGTCGTGGACCACCGTGGAGGCATGCCATGCCACGGGACCTTCCTTCTCCACCAG GGCATCCAGAGGAGAATCACCGTCACCTTGGTGCATGAAACGGGCAGCCTCATCCGCTGGAAGGAAGTGCGTGAGCTGGTCGTGG gtcGGATCCGGAACACCCCAGAAGCAGATGAGTCTCTCATTGACCCCAACATCTTGTCTCTGAACATCCTCTCCTCTGGGTACATCCACCCCTCCCAGGATGACCG GCAGTTTCTTGATTCGGATATGCCTAG GAGCTTCTACCAGTTTGAGACAGCGTGGGATAGCTCCATGCACAACTCGCTGCTGCTCAACCGTGTCACCCCGTACCGGGAGAAAATCTACATCACTCTTTCTGCCTACATTGAG aTGGAGAACTGCACTCAGCCTGCCGTCATCACCAAAGACTTCTGCATGGTTTTCTACTCCCGGGATGCCAAGCTTCCTGCCTCCCGCTCCATCCGCAACCTTTTTGGCAGTGGCAGCCTGCGGGCTTCTGAGAG CAACCGTGTGACGGGAGTCTATGAGCTCAGCCTCTGCTGTGTGGCTGACGCTGGCAGCCCAG GTATGCAGAGACGGCGCCGGCGTGTGCTGGACACCTCTGTAGCCTACGTGCGGGGAGAGGAGAACCTGGCTGGCTGGCGGCCCCGCAGCGACAGCCTCATCCTCGACCATCAGTGGGAGCTGGAGAAACTCAGCCTCCTGCAAGAA gtGGAGAAGACAAGGCACTACCTGCTCCTGCGTGAGAAGCTGGAGACGACCCAGCGCCTGGGCCTGGAGACCCtgtccccctgctccagtgAGGACTCCGAGTCCCGAAGCACCTCCTGCGTCTCTACCCCGCTTTCTGTTGACGGGGCCCCTGAGGGCCGCACCTCTCCCCCTGAGACCCCCAGCGAGAGACAGAAGGAGCTGGCCGTGAAG TGCTTACGCCTGCTCACACACACCTTCAACAGGGAGTACAGCCACAGCCACGTCTGCATTAGCGCCAGTGAGAGCAAG CTGTCCGAAATGTCTGTGACCCTGATGAGAGACCCCTCCATGCCAGCCCTTGGGGTCACCACTCTCACCCCCTCCTCAACCTGCCCGTCACTGGTGGAAGGACACTACAACGCCATGGAGGTCAG ACCCCCCCAGGTCTCTTCCAGGGCAGAGAGCCCTGACCTTGAGCCTGCAGTAGAAGGAGAGCAGAAGAAGTCCCCAGCCCGCCGGcctgaggaggagaaggagccCCAGCGTTTGCTGGTGCCTGACATCCAAGAGATTCGGGTCAG CCCCATCGTCTCCAAAAAGGGCTACTTGCACTTCCTGGAGCCCCACACCAATGGGTGGGTGAAGCGCTTTGTGGTGGTCCGACGCCCATATGTCTACATCTACAACTCGGACAAGGATGCAGTTGAGAGGGCCATACTAAATCTCTCCAAGGCCCAGGTGGAGTACAGCGAGGACCAGCAGGCCATGCTCAAG ACCCCGAACACGTTCGCAGTGTGCACAGAGCACCGGGGCATCCTGCTGCAGGCAAGCAGTGACAAGGACATGCACGACTGGCTCTACGCCTTCAACCCCCTCCTGGCTGGGTCCATAAG ATCAAAGCTGTCCAGAAGGA
- the KIF1A gene encoding kinesin-like protein KIF1A isoform X10, translating into MAGASVKVAVRVRPFNSREMSRESKCIIQMSGSTTTILNPKQPKETPKSFSFDYSYWSHTTPADINYASQKQVYRDIGEEMLQHAFEGYNVCIFAYGQTGAGKSYTMMGKQEKDQQGIIPQLCEDLFSRINDTTNDNMSYSVEVSYMEIYCERVRDLLNPKNKGNLRVREHPLMGPYVEDLSKLAVTSYNDIQDLMDSGNKARTVAATNMNETSSRSHAVFNIIFTQKRHDAETDITTEKVSKISLVDLAGSERADSTGAKGTRLKEGANINKSLTTLGKVISALAEMDSGPNKNKKKKKTDFIPYRDSVLTWLLRENLGGNSRTAMVAALSPADINYDETLSTLRYADRAKQIRCNAVINEDPNNKLIRELKDEVARLRDLLYAQGLGDIIDMTNAIAGISPSSSLSALSSRAASVASLHERIMFAPGSEEAIERLKETEKIIAELNETWEEKLRRTEAIRMEREALLAEMGVAMREDGGTLGVFSPKKTPHLVNLNEDPLMSECLLYYIKDGITRVGREDAEKRQDIVLSGHFIKEEHCLFRSDTKTGGEVIVTLEPCEGADTYVNGKKVTEPSILRSGNRIIMGKSHVFRFNHPEQARQERERTPCAETPAEPVDWAFAQRELLEKQGIDMKQEMEQRLQELEDQYRREREEANYLLEQQRLDYESKLEALQKQMDSRYYPEANEEEEEPEDEVQWTEREFELALWAFRKWKWYQFTSLRDLLWGNAIFLKEANAISVELKKKVQFQFVLLTDTLYSPLPPDLLPPDAAKDREKRPFPRTIVAVEVQDQKNGATHYWTLEKLRQRLDLMREMYDRAAEVPSSVIEDCDNVVTGGDPFYDRFPWFRLVGSSDISGCNSSPLFNTCMSERMADLTPSPTFSNPDSDITEPADEQHQGQEEEEEEEEEEEEEEAEDLEEDIFPECPLCDGRDPFYDRSPLFSLVGRAFVYLSNLLYPVPLVHRVAIVSEKGEVKGFLRVAVQAISADEEAPDYGSGVRQSGTAKISFDDQHFEKFQSESCPAVGMSRSGTSQEELRIVEGQGQVSDMGPSADEVNNNTCAVTPEDLLLDSPEKPVPDGPLETALDHLKLGSIFTFRVTVLQASSISAEYADIFCQFNFIHRHDEAFSTEPLKNTGRGPPLGFYHVQNIAVEVTKSFIEYIKSQPIVFEVFGHYQQHPFPPLCKDVLSPLRPSRRHFPRVMPLSKPVPATKLSTMTRPSAGPCQCKYDLMVFFEICELEANGDYIPAVVDHRGGMPCHGTFLLHQGIQRRITVTLVHETGSLIRWKEVRELVVGRIRNTPEADESLIDPNILSLNILSSGYIHPSQDDRQFLDSDMPRSFYQFETAWDSSMHNSLLLNRVTPYREKIYITLSAYIEMENCTQPAVITKDFCMVFYSRDAKLPASRSIRNLFGSGSLRASESNRVTGVYELSLCCVADAGSPGMQRRRRRVLDTSVAYVRGEENLAGWRPRSDSLILDHQWELEKLSLLQEVEKTRHYLLLREKLETTQRLGLETLSPCSSEDSESRSTSCVSTPLSVDGAPEGRTSPPETPSERQKELAVKCLRLLTHTFNREYSHSHVCISASESKLSEMSVTLMRDPSMPALGVTTLTPSSTCPSLVEGHYNAMEVRPPQVSSRAESPDLEPAVEGEQKKSPARRPEEEKEPQRLLVPDIQEIRVSPIVSKKGYLHFLEPHTNGWVKRFVVVRRPYVYIYNSDKDAVERAILNLSKAQVEYSEDQQAMLKTPNTFAVCTEHRGILLQASSDKDMHDWLYAFNPLLAGSIRSKLSRRRTAQMRI; encoded by the exons ATGGCGGGAGCATCTGTGAAGGTGGCGGTGCGCGTCCGGCCCTTCAACTCCCGGGAGATGAGCCGGGAATCTAAATGCATTATCCAGATGTCGGGAAGCACCACCA CTATCCTGAACCCGAAGCAGCCCAAAGAGACACCAAAAAGCTTCAGCTTTGACTATTCCTACTGGTCCCACACCACG CCCGCAGACATCAACTATGCATCTCAGAAGCAAGTGTACCGTGACATTGGTGAGGAGATGTTGCAACACGCCTTTGAAGGCTACAACGTCTGCATCTTCGCCTACGGGCAGACAGGTGCTGGAAAGTCCTACACCATGATGGGGAAGCAGGAGAAAGACCAGCAAGGAATCATCCCACAG CTGTGCGAAGACCTCTTCTCCCGCATCAATGACACGACAAACGACAACATGTCCTACTCTGTGGAG GTGAGCTACATGGAGATATACTGTGAGCGCGTGAGGGACCTCCTGAACCCCAAGAACAAGGGGAACCTGCGGGTGAGGGAGCATCCCCTTATGGGCCCGTATGTTGAGGACCTTTCCAAGCTGGCTGTGACCTCTTACAATGACATCCAGGACCTCATGGACTCTGGGAACAAGGCCCG CACGGTGGCTGCCACCAACATGAATGAGACCAGCAGCCGCTCCCATGCTGTGTTCAACATTATCTTCACACAGAAGCGGCATGACGCTGAGACGGACATCACCACTGAGAAG GTCAGCAAGATCAGCTTGGTGGACCTGGCAGGGAGTGAGCGAGCCGACTCCACTGGTGCGAAGGGCACAAGACTAAAG GAAGGAGCAAACATCAACAAGTCCTTGACCACATTGGGGAAAGTCATCTCTGCCCTGGCTGAAATG gATTCGGGGCCGAACAAG aacaaaaagaagaagaagacaGATTTCATCCCCTACCGGGACTCAGTGCTGACCTGGCTGCTGCGGGAGAACCTGG GGGGAAACTCCAGGACAGCCATGGTCGCTGCTCTGAGTCCTGCTGACATCAACTATGATGAGaccctcagcaccctcag GTACGCGGACCGTGCCAAGCAGATCCGCTGCAACGCCGTCATTAATGAGGACCCCAACAACAAGCTGATCCGGGAGCTGAAAGACGAGGTGGCACGCCTGCGTGACCTTCTCTACGCCCAGGGCCTCGGGGACATCATTGACA TGACCAATGCCATCGCCGGGATCAGCCCCTCTTCCTCCTTGTCAGCCTTGTCCAGCCGTGCTGCCTCTGTCGCCAGCCTCCACGAGCGCATCATGTTTGCTCCAGGCAGTGAAGAGGCAATCGAAAGGCTCAAG GAAACTGAGAAGATCATTGCAGAGCTGAATGAGACATGGGAGGAGAAGCTGCGAAGAACGGAAGCAATCCGGATGGAGag GGAAGCGTTGCTGGCTGAAATGGGGGTGGCCATGAGAGAGGACGGAGGCACCTTGGGTGTTTTCTCTCCTAAAAAG ACGCCACACTTGGTCAACCTGAATGAGGACCCGCTCATGTCCGAGTGTCTTCTCTACTACATTAAGGATGGGATAACAAG GGTTGGCCGGGAAGATGCAGAGAAGAGACAGGACATCGTTCTCAGTGGGCACTTCATTAAGGAAGAGCACTGCCTTTTCCGCAGCGACACCAAAACCGGCGGTGAAG TGATAGTGACCCTGGAGCCCTGTGAAGGCGCTGACACCTATGTGAATGGCAAAAAGGTGACAGAGCCCAGCATCCTGCGTTCAG GAAATCGCATCATCATGGGGAAGAGCCACGTCTTCCGCTTTAACCACCCCGAGCAGGCTCGGCAGGAGCGGGAGCGGACCCCGTGCGCCGAGACACCCGCTGAGCCTGTGGACTGGGCTTTTGCTCAAagagagctgctggagaagcagggCATCGACATGAAGCAGGAGATGGAGCAGCG GCTCCAGGAACTGGAGGACCAGTACCGGAGGGAGCGGGAGGAGGCGAATTACCTTCTtgagcagcagaggctg GACTATGAGAGCAAGTTGGAGGCTTTGCAGAAGCAGATGGACTCTCGGTATTACCCTGAGGCaaatgaggaagaggaagaaccTGAAGATGAAG TGCAGTGGACGGAGCGGGAGTTTGAGCTGGCCCTCTGGGCCTTTAGGAAGTGGAAGTGGTACCAGTTCACCTCCCTCCGTGACCTGCTCTGGGGCAATGCCATCTTCCTCAAGGAAGCCAACGCCATCAGTGTggagctgaagaaaaag gtCCAGTTCCAGTTCGTGCTCCTCACCGACACACTGTACTCGCCTCTCCCCCCTGACCTCCTGCCTCCTGATGCCGCCAAGGACCGGGAAAAGCGGCCGTTCCCTCGGACCATCGTGGCCGTAGAGGTGCAGGACCAGAAGAACGGGGCGACACATTATTGGACGCTGGAGAAGCTGAG gcaaCGCCTGGACTTAATGCGTGAAATGTATGACCGTGCAGCAGAAGTGCCTTCTAGTGTCATCGAGGACTGCGACAATGTGGTGACCGGTGGAGATCCTTTCTATGACCGCTTCCCCTGGTTCAGGCTGGTTGGCAG TTCAGATATCTCTGGCTGCAACAGCTCTCCTCTTTTCAACACATGCATGAGCGAGCGCATGGCTGATCTCACCCCCTCCCCTACCTTCTCGAACCCCGACTCCGACATCACCGAGCCTGCTGACGAGCAGCaccaggggcaggaggaggaggaggaggaggaggaggaggaggaggaggaggaggcggaggacCTGGAGGAAGACATCTTTCCGGAGTGCCCACTGTGTGATGGCCGGGATCCGTTTTACGACCGCTCCCCCCTGTTCAGTTTAGTAGGAAG GGCCTTTGTCTACCTGAGCAACCTCCTCTATCCTGTGCCCCTGGTGCATCGCGTGGCCATCGTCAGCGAGAAGGGCGAGGTGAAGGGCTTCCTGCGTGTGGCCGTCCAGGCCATCTCAG CGGATGAGGAAGCCCCTGACTACGGCTCCGGTGTGCGGCAGTCGGGGACGGCCAAGATCTCTTTTGATGACCAGCACTTTGAGAAG TTCCAGTCAGAGTCTTGCCCAGCGGTGGGGATGTCTCGCTCGGGGACCTCCCAGGAGGAACTGCGCATTGTCGAAGGCCAGGGACAGGTCAGCGACATGGGTCCCTCTGCTGACGAAGTCAACAACAACACCTGTGCAG tGACCCCAGAGGACCTTCTCCTGGACAGTCCAGAGAAGCCTGTGCCGGATGGGCCATTGGAGACAGCTCTGGACCACCTGAAACTGGGCAGCATCTTTACTTTCCGTGTGACAGTCCTGCAAGcctccagcatctctgcagaATATGCAGACATCTTCTGCCAGTTCAA CTTCATCCATCGCCATGACGAGGCCTTTTCAACAGAACCCTTGAAGAACACGGGACGGGGGCCACCACTGGGTTTCTATCACGTCCAAAAT ATCGCTGTGGAGGTGACCAAGTCCTTCATTGAATACATCAAGAGTCAGCCGATTGTATTTGAAGTCTTTGGGCACTACCAGCAGCACCCGTTCCCACCCCTCTGCAAGGACGTCCTGAG CCCACTGAGGCCGTCCCGGCGCCACTTCCCCCGTGTGATGCCGCTCTCCAAACCAG TGCCTGCGACAAAGCTGAGCACCATGACTCGGCCCAGCGCTGGTCCGTGCCAGTGCAAGTATGACCTGATGGTCTTCTTTGAGATCTGTGAGCTGGAGGCCAACGGCGA CTACATTCCTGCTGTCGTGGACCACCGTGGAGGCATGCCATGCCACGGGACCTTCCTTCTCCACCAG GGCATCCAGAGGAGAATCACCGTCACCTTGGTGCATGAAACGGGCAGCCTCATCCGCTGGAAGGAAGTGCGTGAGCTGGTCGTGG gtcGGATCCGGAACACCCCAGAAGCAGATGAGTCTCTCATTGACCCCAACATCTTGTCTCTGAACATCCTCTCCTCTGGGTACATCCACCCCTCCCAGGATGACCG GCAGTTTCTTGATTCGGATATGCCTAG GAGCTTCTACCAGTTTGAGACAGCGTGGGATAGCTCCATGCACAACTCGCTGCTGCTCAACCGTGTCACCCCGTACCGGGAGAAAATCTACATCACTCTTTCTGCCTACATTGAG aTGGAGAACTGCACTCAGCCTGCCGTCATCACCAAAGACTTCTGCATGGTTTTCTACTCCCGGGATGCCAAGCTTCCTGCCTCCCGCTCCATCCGCAACCTTTTTGGCAGTGGCAGCCTGCGGGCTTCTGAGAG CAACCGTGTGACGGGAGTCTATGAGCTCAGCCTCTGCTGTGTGGCTGACGCTGGCAGCCCAG GTATGCAGAGACGGCGCCGGCGTGTGCTGGACACCTCTGTAGCCTACGTGCGGGGAGAGGAGAACCTGGCTGGCTGGCGGCCCCGCAGCGACAGCCTCATCCTCGACCATCAGTGGGAGCTGGAGAAACTCAGCCTCCTGCAAGAA gtGGAGAAGACAAGGCACTACCTGCTCCTGCGTGAGAAGCTGGAGACGACCCAGCGCCTGGGCCTGGAGACCCtgtccccctgctccagtgAGGACTCCGAGTCCCGAAGCACCTCCTGCGTCTCTACCCCGCTTTCTGTTGACGGGGCCCCTGAGGGCCGCACCTCTCCCCCTGAGACCCCCAGCGAGAGACAGAAGGAGCTGGCCGTGAAG TGCTTACGCCTGCTCACACACACCTTCAACAGGGAGTACAGCCACAGCCACGTCTGCATTAGCGCCAGTGAGAGCAAG CTGTCCGAAATGTCTGTGACCCTGATGAGAGACCCCTCCATGCCAGCCCTTGGGGTCACCACTCTCACCCCCTCCTCAACCTGCCCGTCACTGGTGGAAGGACACTACAACGCCATGGAGGTCAG ACCCCCCCAGGTCTCTTCCAGGGCAGAGAGCCCTGACCTTGAGCCTGCAGTAGAAGGAGAGCAGAAGAAGTCCCCAGCCCGCCGGcctgaggaggagaaggagccCCAGCGTTTGCTGGTGCCTGACATCCAAGAGATTCGGGTCAG CCCCATCGTCTCCAAAAAGGGCTACTTGCACTTCCTGGAGCCCCACACCAATGGGTGGGTGAAGCGCTTTGTGGTGGTCCGACGCCCATATGTCTACATCTACAACTCGGACAAGGATGCAGTTGAGAGGGCCATACTAAATCTCTCCAAGGCCCAGGTGGAGTACAGCGAGGACCAGCAGGCCATGCTCAAG ACCCCGAACACGTTCGCAGTGTGCACAGAGCACCGGGGCATCCTGCTGCAGGCAAGCAGTGACAAGGACATGCACGACTGGCTCTACGCCTTCAACCCCCTCCTGGCTGGGTCCATAAG ATCAAAGCTGTCCAGAAGGA